The following proteins come from a genomic window of Macaca fascicularis isolate 582-1 chromosome 8, T2T-MFA8v1.1:
- the LOC135964754 gene encoding small ribosomal subunit protein uS10 produces MAFKDTGKTPVEPEVAIHRIRITLTSRNVKSLEKVCADLIRGAKEKNLKVKGPVRMPTKTLRITTRKTPCGEGSKTWDRFQMRIHKRLIDLHSPSEIVKQITSISIEPGVEVEVTIADA; encoded by the coding sequence ATGGCTTTTAAGGATACTGGAAAAACACCCGTGGAGCCGGAGGTGGCAATTCACCGAATTCGAATCACCCTAACGAGCCGCAACGTTAAATCCCTGGAAAAGGTGTGTGCTGACTTGATCAGAGGCGCGAAGGAAAAGAACCTGAAAGTGAAAGGACCAGTTCGAATGCCTACCAAGACTTTGAGAATCACTACAAGAAAAACTCCTTGTGGTGAAGGTTCTAAGACATGGGATCGTTTCCAGATGAGAATCCACAAGCGACTCATTGACTTGCACAGTCCTTCTGAGATTGTTAAGCAGATTACTTCCATCAGTATTGAGCCAGGAGTTGAGGTGGAAGTCACCATTGCAGATGCTTAA